Proteins encoded within one genomic window of Streptomyces sp. NBC_01314:
- a CDS encoding lactate utilization protein C has product MSSRDLILGRVRRALADVPRDDTPPVPEGPGRDPQYEQAVARDYLREHGALSVAETVELLAENLADYRAIVHRTDADGLAEVVAGLLREHGSKSVLSPPGLREEWLSATDVTRVPDRRESTADELDQVDSVVTACALAIAETGTIVLDGSPDQGRRRITLVPDHHICVVRVPDQVVSSVPQALERLDPARPLTWISGPSATSDIELDRVEGVHGPRTLEVVLVTGNGG; this is encoded by the coding sequence GTGAGCAGCAGGGATCTGATCCTGGGCCGGGTGCGGCGCGCCCTCGCCGACGTACCACGGGACGACACTCCCCCAGTGCCTGAAGGGCCTGGGAGGGACCCCCAGTACGAGCAGGCGGTCGCGCGGGACTATCTCCGTGAGCACGGAGCGCTGAGCGTCGCGGAGACGGTGGAGCTGCTGGCGGAGAACCTGGCGGACTACCGGGCGATCGTGCACCGCACGGACGCGGACGGGCTCGCCGAGGTCGTCGCGGGGCTGTTGCGCGAGCACGGCTCGAAGTCGGTGCTGTCTCCGCCGGGGCTGCGTGAGGAATGGTTGTCGGCGACCGACGTGACGCGGGTGCCGGACCGGCGGGAGAGCACTGCGGACGAGCTGGACCAGGTCGACAGCGTCGTCACCGCCTGCGCCCTCGCCATCGCAGAGACCGGCACGATCGTCCTTGACGGCTCCCCCGACCAGGGCCGCCGCCGGATCACGCTCGTGCCCGACCACCACATCTGTGTCGTCCGCGTACCGGACCAGGTCGTGTCGTCGGTGCCGCAGGCCCTCGAACGCCTCGACCCGGCCCGCCCGTTGACCTGGATCTCCGGGCCGTCCGCCACCAGTGACATCGAGCTGGACCGGGTGGAGGGGGTGCACGGACCGCGCACCCTGGAGGTCGTGCTGGTGACCGGAAACGGCGGCTAG
- a CDS encoding SAM-dependent methyltransferase, with translation MPLDRPAINSGVPHSARIWNYWLGGKDCYEIDRQVGDEIRGVNPQIVDIARAQRAFLRRTVTHLTEEAGLRQFLDIGTGLPSADNTHEVAQRTARDARIVYVDHDPTVLAHANALLTSTPEGATAFVSADLRDPETILERAADTLDLARPVALLLLGITAHVPDESVYGIVTRLLDALPSGSHLVLGDSTEVYRPEAMRSMVEHWNKTSDNPRVNRSPEQLTRFFDGLEPLEPGLVSVARWRSERGGSDEPWEVDCFGGVGRKP, from the coding sequence ATGCCACTTGACCGTCCGGCGATCAACAGCGGTGTTCCGCACTCGGCCCGGATCTGGAACTACTGGCTCGGCGGCAAGGACTGCTACGAGATCGACCGGCAGGTCGGTGACGAGATCCGTGGGGTGAACCCCCAGATCGTCGACATCGCCCGCGCCCAGCGGGCGTTCCTGCGCAGAACGGTCACTCATCTGACCGAGGAGGCCGGCTTACGCCAGTTCCTCGACATCGGGACCGGGCTGCCATCCGCGGACAACACCCACGAGGTCGCCCAGCGCACGGCCCGGGACGCGCGCATCGTCTACGTCGACCACGACCCGACCGTCCTCGCCCACGCCAACGCCCTGCTCACCAGCACCCCCGAGGGCGCCACCGCCTTCGTCTCGGCCGATCTGCGCGACCCGGAGACCATCCTCGAACGCGCGGCCGACACCCTCGACCTCGCCCGCCCGGTCGCCCTGTTGCTGCTCGGCATCACCGCCCATGTGCCCGACGAGAGCGTGTACGGCATCGTCACCCGGCTCCTCGACGCCCTGCCCTCCGGCAGCCACCTCGTGCTCGGTGACAGCACGGAGGTGTACCGGCCGGAGGCGATGCGGAGCATGGTCGAGCACTGGAACAAAACGAGCGACAACCCGCGCGTCAACCGCTCCCCCGAGCAGCTCACCCGCTTCTTCGACGGGCTGGAACCGCTGGAACCCGGGCTCGTCTCCGTGGCCCGGTGGCGGTCCGAGCGGGGCGGCTCGGACGAGCCGTGGGAGGTGGACTGCTTCGGCGGGGTGGGGCGCAAGCCGTGA
- a CDS encoding UdgX family uracil-DNA binding protein (This protein belongs to the uracil DNA glycosylase superfamily, members of which act in excision repair of DNA. However, it belongs more specifically to UdgX branch, whose founding member was found to bind uracil in DNA (where it does not belong), without cleaving it, appears to promote DNA repair by a pathway involving RecA, rather than base excision.), whose product MTPTDHARDRRTYDAEPYLPSRGGLAAHRRAAADCRGCPLHENATRTVFGKGDESARILLVGEQPGDQEDRQGEPFVGPAGQLLRRALEEAGIDMDTAYVTNAVKHFKFTRPPGGGKRRIHKAPDRREAAACRPWLLAELRLVRPEIVVALGATAGRTLLGNSFRVTKDRGALLPMPPDGSHGPYAVATIHPSAVLRADDREGAYAGLVSDLRVAAEALAKSEP is encoded by the coding sequence ATGACCCCCACCGACCATGCGCGCGACCGGCGGACCTACGACGCCGAGCCGTATCTCCCGAGCCGTGGCGGTCTCGCCGCCCACCGCCGGGCCGCGGCGGACTGCCGGGGCTGCCCCCTCCACGAGAACGCCACCCGGACGGTCTTCGGCAAGGGGGACGAGTCCGCGCGGATCCTTCTCGTAGGCGAGCAGCCGGGGGACCAGGAGGACCGGCAGGGCGAGCCCTTCGTCGGCCCCGCCGGGCAGCTGTTGCGGCGGGCGCTGGAGGAGGCCGGGATCGACATGGACACGGCCTACGTGACCAACGCGGTCAAGCACTTCAAGTTCACCCGTCCACCGGGCGGCGGCAAGCGCCGTATCCACAAGGCCCCGGACCGGCGCGAGGCCGCCGCCTGCCGCCCCTGGCTGCTCGCCGAGCTGCGCCTGGTCCGGCCCGAGATCGTGGTGGCCCTCGGCGCGACCGCCGGCCGAACACTGCTCGGCAACTCCTTCCGGGTCACCAAGGACCGCGGCGCGCTGTTGCCCATGCCCCCGGACGGATCCCATGGGCCGTACGCAGTGGCCACGATCCACCCTTCCGCCGTACTCCGCGCCGACGACCGCGAGGGCGCGTACGCGGGACTGGTGTCGGATCTGAGGGTGGCCGCCGAAGCGTTGGCCAAGAGTGAGCCGTAG
- a CDS encoding EamA family transporter — MMAALLALASAALYGIVDFAGGLLSRRVHFAVVTLIGQAGGLLTALVVALLVAAPDVRPADVLWGALSGVGSGVAMTFLNRGLSRGGMTVVVPVNALTGVALSVLCGVALLGDRPAGVAWLGICVTLPALWLVSGGGAARTTGKGTRSADAGGPAGSAGLRTGAASDGLVAGLGVAVQYLGPARAGAESGVWPVVAGRAAAVVLLLPWLWRHGGRFRRPPEVWGKAGAIGAGAALALILYLWAAQRQMLSVVVVLASLYPAVPTVLGLTLLHERVTPRQAVGLVSTAIAIVLLPLG; from the coding sequence ATGATGGCCGCCCTCCTCGCTCTCGCGTCCGCCGCCCTGTACGGCATCGTCGACTTCGCCGGCGGGCTGCTGTCCCGGCGGGTGCACTTCGCCGTGGTCACCCTGATCGGGCAGGCGGGCGGCCTCCTGACGGCGCTCGTGGTGGCGCTTTTGGTGGCGGCACCGGATGTGCGGCCGGCGGATGTGCTGTGGGGCGCGCTGTCCGGCGTCGGGAGCGGGGTGGCGATGACGTTCCTGAACCGGGGTCTGAGCCGGGGCGGTATGACCGTGGTGGTGCCGGTCAACGCCTTGACCGGGGTCGCGCTGTCCGTGCTGTGCGGGGTCGCCCTGCTCGGCGACCGGCCCGCCGGTGTGGCCTGGCTGGGCATCTGCGTGACGCTGCCGGCGCTGTGGCTGGTGTCGGGCGGGGGCGCGGCGAGGACCACCGGGAAGGGGACCAGGTCCGCCGACGCGGGGGGCCCGGCGGGGTCCGCCGGGCTTCGGACGGGGGCGGCCTCGGACGGGCTGGTCGCCGGCCTCGGTGTGGCGGTGCAGTATCTCGGGCCGGCCCGGGCCGGCGCGGAGAGCGGGGTGTGGCCGGTGGTCGCGGGGCGGGCGGCAGCGGTCGTTCTCCTGCTCCCGTGGCTGTGGCGGCACGGGGGGCGGTTCCGCCGGCCGCCGGAGGTGTGGGGGAAGGCCGGCGCGATCGGGGCGGGCGCCGCGCTCGCGCTGATCCTCTACCTGTGGGCGGCCCAGCGGCAGATGCTGTCCGTCGTGGTCGTCCTCGCCTCCCTGTACCCGGCCGTCCCCACGGTCCTCGGCCTGACCCTGCTGCACGAACGGGTGACCCCGCGGCAGGCGGTCGGACTCGTCAGCACGGCGATCGCCATCGTCCTGCTCCCCCTGGGCTGA
- a CDS encoding Fur family transcriptional regulator — MTASQPPNTAEELRGAGLRVTAARVALLETVRDGDHLGVEAIASGVRDRVGHISLQAVYEALNALTGVGLVRRLEPPGSPALYEGRVGDNHHHLVCRACAAVVDVDCAVGHAPCLTASDDRGFAIDEAEVIYWGLCPRCSQAKASISAP; from the coding sequence ATGACCGCATCCCAGCCTCCGAACACCGCCGAGGAGCTGCGCGGTGCCGGCTTGCGGGTGACGGCCGCGCGCGTGGCGCTGCTGGAAACCGTCCGGGACGGCGACCACCTCGGTGTCGAAGCGATCGCCTCAGGAGTGCGCGATCGTGTGGGCCACATATCGCTCCAGGCCGTGTACGAGGCTCTGAACGCGCTCACCGGCGTCGGGCTCGTACGCCGCCTCGAACCACCCGGCAGCCCGGCTCTGTACGAGGGCCGCGTCGGGGACAACCACCACCACCTCGTGTGCCGCGCGTGCGCCGCCGTGGTCGACGTCGACTGCGCGGTCGGGCATGCCCCGTGCCTGACCGCCTCCGACGACCGCGGCTTCGCGATCGACGAGGCCGAGGTCATCTACTGGGGGCTGTGTCCCCGGTGTTCTCAAGCCAAAGCCAGCATTTCAGCACCCTGA
- the katG gene encoding catalase/peroxidase HPI — MTENHDAIVTDPKPEETGGCPVAHGRAAHPTQGGGNRQWWPERLNLKILAKDPVVANPLGGTFDYAEAFKNLDLAAVKQDVAEVLTTSQDWWPADFGNYGPLMIRMAWHSAGTYRISDGRGGGGRGQQRFAPLNSWPDNGNLDKARRLLWPVKKKYGQSISWADLMILTGNVALEQMGFETFGFGGGRADVWEADEDVYWGPETTWLDDQRYTGDRELENPLGAVQMGLIYVNPEGPNGNPDPLAAARDIRETFRRMAMNDEETVALIAGGHTFGKTHGAGPADNVGNDPEAASMEEQGLGWKSTHGTGKGGDAITSGLEVTWTETPTQWSNNFFKNLFEYEYELTQSPAGANQWVAKNAEAIIPDAHDASKTKLPTMLTTDLSLRFDPIYAEISRRFYEHPDQFADAFARAWFKLTHRDMGPKSLYLGAEVPAETLIWQDPLPAAEGAVIDAADIAALKAKLLASGLTVSQLVSTAWASASTFRASDKRGGANGARIRLEPQRGWEVNNPDDLRHVLSVLEGVRSEFDAGAKKVSLADLIVLGGAAAVEKAAKDAGHDVVVPFTPGRVDATEEHTDAESFAALEPTADGFRNYQGKGNRLPAEYLLLDKANLLSLSAPELTVLVGGLRVLGTNHAQSSHGVFTDTPGVLTNDFFVNLLDLGTAWKSTSADQTLFEGRDADTGEVKWTGTRADLVFGSNSELRALAEVYASDDAKEKFVKDFVAAWAKVSDLDRFDLV, encoded by the coding sequence ATGACCGAGAACCACGACGCAATCGTCACAGACCCCAAGCCCGAGGAGACGGGAGGCTGCCCGGTCGCCCACGGGCGCGCCGCGCACCCGACCCAGGGCGGCGGCAACCGTCAGTGGTGGCCGGAGCGGCTCAACCTGAAGATCCTCGCCAAGGACCCCGTCGTGGCGAACCCGCTGGGCGGGACGTTCGACTACGCCGAGGCGTTCAAGAACCTCGACCTCGCGGCCGTGAAACAGGACGTCGCCGAGGTACTGACCACCTCGCAGGACTGGTGGCCGGCCGACTTCGGCAACTACGGCCCGCTGATGATCCGGATGGCCTGGCACAGCGCCGGTACGTACCGCATCAGCGACGGCCGCGGCGGTGGCGGTCGCGGTCAGCAGCGCTTCGCGCCGCTGAACAGCTGGCCGGACAACGGCAACCTCGACAAGGCCCGCCGTCTGCTGTGGCCGGTCAAGAAGAAGTACGGCCAGTCCATCTCCTGGGCCGACCTGATGATCCTCACCGGTAACGTCGCCCTGGAGCAGATGGGCTTCGAGACCTTCGGCTTCGGCGGCGGCCGTGCCGATGTCTGGGAGGCCGACGAGGACGTGTACTGGGGTCCCGAGACCACCTGGCTGGACGACCAGCGTTACACCGGCGACCGCGAGCTGGAGAACCCGCTCGGCGCCGTCCAGATGGGTCTGATCTACGTCAACCCGGAGGGCCCCAACGGCAACCCGGACCCGCTCGCCGCGGCCCGCGACATCCGTGAGACGTTCCGCCGCATGGCGATGAACGACGAGGAGACCGTCGCCCTCATCGCCGGTGGCCACACCTTCGGCAAGACCCACGGCGCCGGCCCCGCGGACAACGTGGGCAACGACCCCGAGGCCGCCTCCATGGAGGAGCAGGGCCTCGGCTGGAAGTCCACCCACGGCACCGGCAAGGGCGGCGACGCCATCACCTCCGGCCTGGAGGTGACGTGGACGGAGACGCCCACGCAGTGGAGCAACAACTTCTTCAAGAACCTCTTCGAGTACGAGTACGAGCTCACCCAGAGCCCGGCCGGCGCGAACCAGTGGGTGGCGAAGAACGCCGAGGCGATCATCCCCGACGCCCACGACGCGTCGAAGACGAAGCTCCCGACGATGCTCACCACCGACCTGTCGCTCCGCTTCGACCCGATCTACGCGGAGATCTCGCGTCGCTTCTACGAGCACCCGGACCAGTTCGCGGACGCCTTCGCCCGCGCCTGGTTCAAGCTGACCCACCGTGACATGGGCCCGAAGTCGCTGTACCTCGGTGCGGAGGTCCCGGCGGAGACGCTGATCTGGCAGGACCCGCTGCCGGCGGCCGAGGGCGCGGTCATCGACGCCGCCGACATCGCGGCGCTCAAGGCCAAGCTCCTCGCCTCGGGTCTGACCGTCTCGCAGCTGGTGTCCACCGCCTGGGCGTCGGCCTCCACCTTCCGTGCCAGCGACAAGCGCGGCGGCGCCAACGGTGCCCGTATCCGCCTGGAGCCCCAGCGCGGCTGGGAGGTCAACAACCCGGACGACCTGCGTCACGTCCTGAGCGTCCTGGAGGGCGTCCGGTCGGAGTTCGACGCCGGCGCCAAGAAGGTCTCCCTGGCCGACCTGATCGTCCTCGGCGGTGCCGCCGCGGTGGAGAAGGCCGCCAAGGACGCCGGTCACGACGTCGTGGTTCCGTTCACCCCGGGCCGCGTGGACGCGACCGAGGAGCACACGGACGCGGAGTCGTTCGCCGCGCTGGAGCCGACGGCCGACGGGTTCCGCAACTACCAGGGCAAGGGCAACCGCCTTCCCGCCGAGTACCTGCTGCTCGACAAGGCGAACCTGCTCTCCCTGAGCGCCCCCGAGCTGACGGTCCTCGTCGGTGGTCTGCGGGTCCTGGGCACCAACCACGCCCAGTCCTCGCACGGCGTGTTCACCGACACCCCGGGTGTGCTCACCAACGACTTCTTCGTCAACCTGCTCGACCTGGGGACGGCCTGGAAGTCCACCTCCGCGGACCAGACCCTCTTCGAGGGCCGTGACGCGGACACCGGCGAGGTCAAGTGGACCGGCACCCGTGCCGACCTCGTCTTCGGCTCGAACTCCGAGCTGCGTGCCCTCGCCGAGGTCTACGCGAGCGACGACGCCAAGGAGAAGTTCGTGAAGGACTTCGTCGCGGCCTGGGCCAAGGTCTCCGACCTGGACCGCTTCGACCTGGTCTGA
- a CDS encoding SDR family oxidoreductase: MGNHDGQLDGKTALITGAGTGIGRETALMLAEEGATVVLVGRRQHILDEVAAVIEDAGGAAFTHSTHVENADEVRELVDWTRDAAGPVDILVNNAGGASRVVDVRWIGEDEWNAVLGVNLTAVYLLTRAVLPDMLERGGGSIITISSLAAIRPTLLGGAPYGAAKAGVRNFMTYLHNTFRNDLIRATRILPGEVNTPILDSRAAPPSEEQRAAMVQPEDVARAVLLCATLPQRTVVEELVIAPTLLRDTSADVEASRWIGAPEDARPTG, translated from the coding sequence ATGGGCAACCACGACGGGCAACTCGACGGAAAGACCGCGCTGATCACCGGGGCAGGCACCGGCATCGGCCGGGAGACGGCGCTGATGCTCGCCGAGGAGGGCGCGACGGTGGTCCTCGTCGGACGCCGCCAGCACATCCTCGACGAGGTCGCCGCCGTCATCGAGGACGCCGGAGGCGCGGCGTTCACCCACTCCACGCATGTCGAGAACGCCGACGAGGTCCGGGAGTTGGTCGACTGGACCCGGGACGCCGCCGGGCCCGTCGACATCCTCGTCAACAACGCGGGCGGCGCCAGCAGGGTCGTCGACGTCCGCTGGATCGGCGAGGACGAGTGGAACGCCGTCCTGGGCGTCAACCTGACCGCCGTCTACCTGCTCACCCGGGCCGTCCTGCCGGACATGCTGGAGCGCGGCGGCGGCTCGATCATCACCATCTCCTCGCTCGCCGCGATCCGGCCCACCCTCCTCGGTGGAGCCCCCTACGGCGCGGCGAAGGCCGGCGTGCGCAACTTCATGACCTATCTGCACAACACCTTCCGCAACGACCTGATCCGCGCCACCCGCATCCTCCCCGGCGAGGTCAACACCCCGATCCTGGACAGCCGCGCCGCCCCGCCGAGCGAGGAGCAGCGGGCGGCCATGGTGCAGCCGGAGGACGTGGCACGGGCCGTACTGCTGTGCGCCACGCTCCCGCAGCGGACGGTCGTCGAGGAGCTGGTCATCGCCCCGACCCTGCTGCGGGACACCTCCGCCGACGTCGAGGCGAGCCGTTGGATCGGCGCCCCGGAGGACGCCCGCCCCACGGGGTGA
- a CDS encoding IclR family transcriptional regulator, translating to MSSSEVPADVVGRAIRLLVLVGEHPHGITLSELARASGVPVSTAHRLVNSLCREGLVEFETDGKRYKPGLKLFQLGQQAGQVYGFAGTALPVMQRVTRQTEEATLMSVLDGTRQLYVHYVDGPLPVGVRSEPGRHGPLHCTSMGKVLMAFAPDDVRADLLDRVELTPHGPNSVTDRDVLRAHVARAAELGYATADEEHHAGLRAVAVPVLRPDGTVFAALSTAAPAFRRGLDDLVAMVPLLRSAAAELGVRLPAR from the coding sequence GTGAGCAGCAGCGAGGTACCGGCGGATGTCGTCGGACGGGCGATCCGGCTGCTCGTCCTGGTGGGCGAGCACCCGCACGGCATCACCCTGTCCGAACTGGCCCGAGCCAGCGGCGTCCCCGTCAGCACGGCCCACCGGCTGGTCAACTCCCTCTGCCGCGAGGGCCTGGTGGAGTTCGAGACCGACGGCAAGCGCTACAAACCCGGCCTCAAGCTCTTCCAGCTCGGCCAGCAGGCCGGTCAGGTGTACGGATTCGCCGGCACCGCCCTCCCGGTGATGCAGCGTGTGACACGGCAGACCGAGGAAGCCACCCTGATGTCCGTCCTCGACGGCACCCGGCAGCTGTACGTGCACTACGTGGACGGCCCCCTGCCGGTCGGTGTCCGCAGCGAGCCGGGCCGCCACGGGCCGCTGCACTGCACCTCGATGGGCAAGGTCCTCATGGCCTTCGCCCCCGACGACGTACGCGCCGACCTCCTGGACCGCGTCGAGCTGACCCCGCACGGACCGAACAGCGTCACCGACCGCGACGTCCTGCGCGCCCACGTGGCCCGCGCCGCCGAACTCGGCTACGCCACCGCCGACGAGGAACACCACGCCGGCCTGCGCGCCGTGGCGGTCCCGGTGCTGCGCCCCGACGGCACCGTCTTCGCCGCCCTCTCCACCGCCGCGCCGGCCTTCCGCCGCGGCCTGGACGACCTCGTCGCCATGGTCCCGCTGCTGCGGTCGGCGGCGGCCGAGCTGGGCGTCCGGCTGCCCGCCCGCTGA
- a CDS encoding SDR family oxidoreductase, with product MSHPLFDVTAKVALVTGSSRGIGRALAVGLLEAGCTVVLNGRDTVALETARKELAETFGEAVRAEAFDVTDSAAVAAAVTRIEDRAGPIDILVNNTGAQRRAPFLDFTDEDWHGLLDTNLTSAFLVGREVARRMVPRGHGKIINICSLQSEAVRPGIAPYAATKGGLKMLTKGMCADLGPHGIQVNGIGPGYFDTELTSALVADEEFSAWVRGRTPAGRWGKVEDLVGALLFLSSPASDFVNGQLLYVDGGMLSVL from the coding sequence ATGAGCCACCCCCTCTTCGACGTCACCGCCAAGGTCGCTCTGGTCACCGGGTCGAGCCGTGGCATCGGCCGGGCGCTGGCCGTCGGCCTCCTGGAGGCCGGCTGCACGGTCGTCCTCAACGGCCGGGACACGGTCGCCCTGGAGACCGCCCGCAAGGAGCTGGCCGAGACCTTCGGGGAGGCGGTCCGTGCGGAGGCGTTCGACGTCACCGACTCCGCCGCGGTCGCCGCCGCCGTCACCCGGATCGAGGACCGGGCCGGACCGATCGACATCCTGGTCAACAACACCGGAGCCCAACGCCGTGCCCCGTTCCTCGACTTCACCGACGAGGACTGGCACGGCCTGCTCGACACCAACCTCACCAGCGCCTTCCTCGTGGGCCGCGAGGTCGCCCGCCGCATGGTCCCCCGGGGCCACGGCAAGATCATCAACATCTGCTCGCTGCAGAGCGAGGCGGTACGCCCCGGCATCGCCCCCTATGCGGCGACCAAGGGCGGCCTGAAGATGCTCACCAAGGGCATGTGCGCCGACCTCGGGCCGCACGGCATCCAGGTCAACGGCATCGGTCCCGGCTACTTCGACACCGAACTCACCTCCGCGCTGGTCGCGGACGAGGAGTTCAGCGCCTGGGTGCGGGGGCGCACTCCCGCCGGCCGCTGGGGCAAGGTGGAGGACCTGGTCGGTGCCCTGCTCTTCCTCTCCTCCCCCGCCTCCGACTTCGTCAACGGGCAGCTGTTGTACGTCGACGGCGGCATGCTGTCTGTCCTGTGA
- a CDS encoding L-idonate 5-dehydrogenase — MHACVVHGAGDLRVEERPYDGPAPGEIAVAVALGGICGSDLHYYHRGRVGDFAVSEPMVLGHEVVGHVAALGPGVEGPAAPAVGTAVAIHPATPCGVCPECARGTRNICPHTRYLGSAAHTPHVQGGFAQVIAVPAGQVRELPPGLDLRRAVLAEPLAVALHAVRRAGEVKGKRVLVTGAGPIGCLVVAVLRHAGAAEVVVSDLHEEPLRIAGEVGATATARADRPADPAWAGVFDIAVEASGAPAGLRSCVERVRRGGTVVMLGLLPPGEIGLLGNVAVTRELELRGSFRFDTEFDEALSLLAQGLPVDPVVTHTFPLERSVAAFDTAQDRTVASKVLLDLSGEA; from the coding sequence ATGCACGCGTGCGTTGTCCACGGAGCCGGCGATCTCCGGGTCGAGGAGCGGCCGTACGACGGTCCCGCGCCCGGTGAGATCGCGGTCGCCGTCGCGCTCGGCGGGATCTGCGGTTCCGATCTGCACTACTACCACCGGGGCCGGGTGGGCGACTTCGCCGTGAGCGAGCCCATGGTGCTCGGCCACGAGGTGGTGGGCCATGTCGCCGCGCTCGGGCCCGGGGTCGAGGGGCCGGCCGCTCCGGCGGTGGGCACGGCCGTCGCGATCCATCCGGCCACACCCTGCGGGGTCTGTCCCGAGTGCGCGCGCGGCACGCGCAACATCTGCCCGCACACCCGCTATCTGGGCAGCGCGGCCCACACTCCGCACGTGCAGGGCGGGTTCGCCCAGGTCATCGCCGTGCCCGCCGGTCAGGTCCGGGAGCTGCCGCCCGGACTCGACCTGCGCCGTGCCGTGCTCGCCGAGCCGCTGGCGGTGGCGCTGCACGCCGTGCGCCGGGCGGGTGAGGTGAAGGGCAAGCGGGTGCTGGTCACCGGCGCCGGTCCGATCGGCTGTCTGGTCGTCGCGGTGCTGCGGCACGCGGGCGCCGCCGAGGTCGTCGTCAGCGATCTCCACGAGGAGCCGCTGCGGATCGCCGGCGAGGTGGGCGCCACCGCCACCGCGCGGGCGGACCGGCCCGCCGATCCCGCCTGGGCCGGTGTCTTCGACATCGCCGTCGAGGCGTCCGGGGCACCGGCCGGACTGCGCAGTTGCGTGGAGCGGGTACGGCGTGGCGGAACCGTGGTCATGCTCGGGCTGCTGCCGCCCGGGGAGATCGGGCTGCTCGGCAATGTCGCGGTCACCCGTGAACTGGAACTGCGCGGGTCCTTCCGCTTCGACACCGAGTTCGACGAGGCCCTGTCCCTGCTGGCCCAGGGCCTCCCTGTCGACCCGGTCGTCACGCACACCTTCCCGCTGGAGCGGTCCGTCGCCGCGTTCGACACGGCTCAGGACCGCACGGTCGCCTCCAAGGTGCTGCTGGATCTGTCCGGGGAGGCGTGA
- a CDS encoding Gfo/Idh/MocA family protein: protein MSQQGSTGNQHGSLGVAVIGTGRMGADHVRRLTEVISGARVAAVVDLDSDRAKAIAAGVEGCAAYAETAEALAAPGVDAVLVASPGPAHEAALLTAFEHDLPVLCEKPLTTEPASALRLLEAEQRLGHRRVQVGFMRRYDREYVKLKSLLDSGELGRTLLLHQRHRNAEAPPGFTDAMVINDSVAHEMDVTRWLLGQEITAVTVLRPRPSAHAPEGLNDPQFVVFETDGGAVVDVEIFLTARYGYQVQAEAVCENGTARIGDGHDMLVNAAGRWGGTVTPSYIERFEDAYDRQVQAWVDATRRGEITGPSTWDGYAVAAISEAAVRAQTEGVRVEVDLVERPDLYG, encoded by the coding sequence ATGTCCCAGCAGGGCTCAACCGGTAATCAGCACGGCTCACTCGGTGTCGCCGTCATCGGCACCGGCCGGATGGGCGCCGATCACGTGCGCCGGCTCACCGAGGTGATCAGCGGCGCCCGTGTGGCCGCCGTCGTGGACCTCGACAGCGACCGGGCCAAGGCGATCGCCGCCGGCGTCGAGGGATGCGCGGCCTACGCCGAGACCGCCGAGGCGCTGGCCGCACCGGGCGTCGACGCCGTCCTCGTCGCCTCCCCGGGTCCCGCCCACGAGGCGGCCCTGCTCACCGCCTTCGAGCACGACCTGCCGGTCCTGTGCGAGAAGCCCCTCACCACGGAGCCCGCCTCCGCGCTGCGTCTGCTGGAAGCCGAACAGCGATTGGGCCACCGCAGGGTGCAGGTGGGTTTCATGCGCCGCTACGACCGCGAGTACGTCAAGCTCAAGTCCCTGCTGGACAGTGGTGAGCTGGGCCGGACACTGCTGCTGCACCAGCGGCACCGCAACGCCGAGGCCCCGCCCGGATTCACCGACGCCATGGTGATCAACGACTCCGTCGCCCACGAGATGGACGTCACCCGCTGGCTGCTCGGCCAGGAGATCACCGCCGTCACCGTGCTGCGGCCACGGCCGTCCGCGCACGCCCCCGAGGGCCTGAACGACCCGCAGTTCGTCGTCTTCGAGACCGACGGCGGCGCCGTCGTCGACGTGGAGATCTTCCTCACCGCCCGCTACGGCTACCAGGTCCAGGCCGAGGCGGTCTGCGAGAACGGCACGGCCCGCATCGGTGACGGACACGACATGCTCGTCAACGCGGCCGGACGCTGGGGCGGCACGGTCACCCCGAGCTACATCGAGCGCTTCGAGGACGCCTACGACCGTCAGGTCCAGGCATGGGTCGACGCCACCCGCCGCGGCGAGATCACCGGGCCCAGCACCTGGGACGGGTACGCCGTCGCCGCGATCTCCGAGGCGGCCGTCCGCGCCCAGACCGAGGGCGTCCGCGTCGAGGTCGATCTCGTCGAACGCCCCGACCTCTACGGCTGA